One genomic segment of Desulfobulbaceae bacterium DB1 includes these proteins:
- a CDS encoding 4Fe-4S ferredoxin, with the protein MGIASKEINPAFSAEVTDLPGGEYLNRCFSCGACSGICPVSQAIPDFDPRKIIHMIRMGLKDRLLHSNLLWFCSRCRSCVFVCPQDVRFADIMNALRELALQQGIISEQDLLDKGKAAWVERDLCVSCLTCVRVCPWEIPKIDGQGVAAISVRDCRACGICVAECPAQAIKLHESEDEKLIAACGI; encoded by the coding sequence ATGGGAATCGCCAGTAAAGAAATCAATCCCGCCTTCAGCGCTGAAGTGACTGACCTCCCGGGTGGTGAATATCTGAACCGATGTTTTTCCTGTGGAGCCTGCAGCGGAATCTGCCCGGTAAGCCAGGCAATACCTGACTTTGACCCGAGAAAGATTATCCACATGATCCGCATGGGACTGAAAGACAGACTGCTTCACTCCAACCTGCTTTGGTTCTGCTCACGCTGCCGAAGCTGCGTATTTGTCTGCCCTCAGGACGTTCGCTTTGCCGATATCATGAACGCCCTGCGGGAACTGGCCCTGCAGCAAGGGATCATCAGCGAACAGGATCTTCTCGACAAAGGCAAGGCCGCCTGGGTGGAACGCGATCTCTGCGTCTCCTGCCTGACCTGCGTCCGCGTCTGCCCCTGGGAGATCCCGAAAATTGACGGACAGGGCGTGGCCGCAATCAGCGTCAGGGATTGCCGGGCCTGCGGCATCTGCGTTGCCGAATGCCCCGCCCAGGCCATCAAACTTCATGAATCCGAGGACGAAAAACTAATCGCCGCCTGCGGCATCTAA
- a CDS encoding arabinose-5-phosphate isomerase, whose protein sequence is MSLPLAREVLQIEADGIVALLDQLDDEFNRAIALIMNCPSRIIITGIGKSGIIAQKISATFNSTGTPSFFLHPVEAMHGDLGIVDHNDVVLAISYSGETSELSLLLPTLKKRGVKTIALTGNKHSTLARFADVVLSAQVPREACPLGLAPTASTTAALAMGDALAVVLIEKKQFAASDFRRNHPGGSLGERLKVKVREVMLTGSLIPLVNSGATLREAIEALNQKSLGAVLVADNDMELCGIITDGDLRRLISKPQPVDTTTMTARDVMTPSPKTIEDDLLAADALSIMQRYEVTILPVQDKSGRLVGMLHLHDLLGKGEFRLLV, encoded by the coding sequence ATGTCTCTTCCCCTTGCCAGAGAGGTGCTGCAGATTGAAGCGGACGGCATTGTCGCGCTCCTTGATCAGCTTGACGATGAATTCAACCGGGCCATTGCACTGATCATGAACTGCCCGAGCCGTATCATCATTACCGGCATCGGCAAATCAGGCATTATCGCCCAGAAAATATCCGCCACCTTCAACAGCACCGGCACCCCCTCGTTTTTTCTCCACCCGGTGGAGGCAATGCACGGCGACCTGGGCATTGTCGATCATAACGATGTGGTGCTGGCCATATCCTACAGCGGCGAAACCAGTGAATTGTCACTGCTGCTGCCCACCCTGAAAAAAAGAGGGGTGAAAACCATCGCCCTGACAGGCAACAAACACTCGACCCTGGCCAGATTCGCCGATGTGGTTCTTTCCGCCCAGGTTCCCCGGGAGGCCTGCCCACTTGGACTCGCCCCCACGGCCAGCACTACGGCGGCGCTTGCCATGGGCGACGCACTGGCCGTGGTGCTTATTGAAAAAAAACAGTTTGCCGCCAGCGATTTCCGCCGCAATCATCCCGGCGGCAGCCTTGGCGAACGGCTGAAAGTGAAAGTCCGCGAGGTGATGCTGACCGGCTCCCTCATCCCCCTCGTCAACAGCGGGGCCACATTACGCGAGGCAATTGAAGCCCTCAACCAAAAAAGCCTGGGCGCGGTCCTTGTTGCCGACAACGACATGGAACTCTGCGGCATCATCACCGACGGCGACCTGCGTCGGTTGATCAGCAAACCGCAACCGGTGGACACCACGACAATGACGGCCCGCGACGTCATGACCCCTTCGCCGAAGACGATCGAAGACGATCTGCTCGCCGCCGACGCCTTGTCCATTATGCAGCGTTACGAGGTGACCATCCTGCCGGTACAGGACAAGTCCGGCCGCCTGGTCGGCATGCTCCACCTGCATGACCTGCTCGGCAAGGGCGAATTCCGCCTGCTGGTCTAG
- a CDS encoding amidophosphoribosyltransferase — protein sequence MALHAASSRPKEECGICGIFGHPDSAKLAYFGLYALQHRGQESAGIVTSDGNQIFEHKAMGLVSEVFTEKNLQRLHGHMAVGHVRYSTTGSSTIVNAQPFTARHRDRFFAVAHNGNLVNIRKLKDELEQNGSIFQSTMDSEVVVHLLASMSHLPFPEAIGETFRRIKGAYSILLMTRDKMVAVRDPNGFRPLCLGKKSNGAYVVASETCALDLIEANYMRDVEPGEVLIIDQNGIESFFLQEKCTPSYCIFEQVYFARPDSDIFGLNVYSCRKKMGQILARECKVDADFVMPFPDSGNYAAIGYSQESGIPMEMGVIRNHYVGRTFIQPSQSMRDFSVRVKLNPVRSFLRGKRVIIIEDSIIRGTTGRSRIRSLRKSGVKEVHMMVSCPPTRYPCYYGIDFPSQVQLIAANKSIDEIRQYLELDSLHYLSLEGLVESTGMPAENFCLACFNNRYPVEPDTDFHKLSLCSGCGA from the coding sequence ATGGCTCTTCACGCAGCCTCATCGCGCCCCAAGGAAGAATGCGGCATCTGCGGCATTTTCGGGCACCCCGACTCCGCCAAACTCGCCTATTTCGGACTTTACGCCCTGCAGCATCGCGGCCAGGAAAGTGCCGGCATTGTTACCAGCGACGGCAATCAGATCTTCGAACACAAAGCCATGGGGCTTGTCTCCGAGGTTTTCACCGAAAAGAACCTGCAACGACTGCACGGCCACATGGCTGTGGGCCATGTCCGGTATTCAACAACCGGCTCGTCGACCATTGTCAACGCCCAACCATTTACCGCCCGGCACCGCGATCGCTTTTTCGCCGTGGCCCACAACGGCAACCTGGTCAATATCCGCAAACTCAAGGATGAACTGGAACAGAACGGCTCGATCTTTCAATCCACCATGGACAGCGAAGTGGTTGTGCACCTCCTTGCCTCAATGAGCCATCTCCCCTTTCCCGAAGCGATCGGCGAAACCTTCCGTCGCATCAAAGGGGCCTATTCCATTCTGCTCATGACCCGAGACAAAATGGTCGCTGTTCGCGACCCCAACGGTTTTCGGCCTCTCTGCCTCGGCAAGAAGTCCAACGGCGCCTATGTGGTCGCCTCCGAAACCTGCGCCCTTGATCTCATCGAGGCGAACTACATGCGGGATGTTGAACCGGGCGAAGTGCTTATCATTGATCAAAACGGCATTGAATCTTTCTTTCTCCAGGAAAAATGCACCCCGAGTTACTGTATTTTCGAACAAGTATATTTTGCCCGCCCGGACAGTGATATTTTCGGCCTCAATGTTTACAGCTGCCGCAAAAAAATGGGCCAGATTCTTGCACGGGAATGCAAAGTGGACGCCGATTTCGTCATGCCCTTTCCCGACTCCGGGAATTATGCGGCCATCGGTTATTCCCAGGAGTCCGGCATCCCCATGGAAATGGGAGTGATCCGCAACCATTATGTGGGACGCACCTTTATTCAACCCTCCCAATCCATGCGCGACTTCTCCGTCCGGGTCAAACTCAATCCGGTGCGTTCTTTCCTGCGGGGAAAACGGGTGATCATCATTGAAGACTCCATTATCCGGGGCACCACCGGCCGCAGCCGTATCCGCTCACTGCGCAAATCAGGGGTCAAGGAGGTGCACATGATGGTCAGCTGCCCCCCGACCCGTTATCCCTGCTACTACGGCATCGACTTCCCCTCCCAGGTCCAGCTCATTGCCGCCAACAAATCAATTGACGAAATCCGTCAGTACCTGGAACTCGACTCCCTCCATTACCTGAGCCTCGAAGGGCTGGTTGAGTCAACCGGCATGCCGGCGGAAAACTTCTGCCTGGCCTGCTTCAACAACCGCTATCCGGTGGAGCCGGACACAGACTTTCACAAACTTTCCCTCTGCTCGGGATGCGGAGCGTAG
- a CDS encoding sigma-54-dependent Fis family transcriptional regulator: MIDLFSKENSYKIIETMSEGLMLINSSGRILYINKALEEMLQYTKEELIGKKCDILECDSCFGAKQKGKGKFCGLFQSGEVRALKCAFRRKDGSLVSVFKNAAILRDDAGNILAGVENLTDMSAIEEKDRVISFLKRHLHHEEGFQGLIGNTPMMRKLFDLTRSAAQSDSPAIIYGESGTGKELIASALHRLSSRRDKPYIKVNCAALNENLLESELFGHARGAFTGAQSDRVGRFEAADGGVIFLDEIGDMPPPLQTKLLRVLQEQEIERVGDHQPIPINVRIISATNKNLQKLIKEGLFREDLYYRIGVIPICTPSLRERKEDIPLLVETFIERTSLKTGKEIHGVSRETMELLVRYNWPGNVRELINVIEYAYVLCPGGLILPDHLPSHFAGHPKILNIPQVKSRINKAENERQRLLQALKAADGNKSEAARILGISRVTLWKRLKKHQIEINHTIDV; this comes from the coding sequence ATGATCGACCTTTTTTCAAAGGAAAACAGCTATAAAATCATCGAAACAATGAGCGAAGGCCTCATGCTGATTAATTCATCGGGCAGGATTCTTTATATTAACAAGGCACTGGAAGAGATGCTGCAGTATACAAAAGAGGAATTGATCGGCAAAAAATGCGATATACTGGAATGCGATTCCTGTTTCGGTGCAAAACAAAAGGGGAAGGGGAAATTTTGCGGCCTTTTCCAGAGCGGCGAGGTGCGGGCCCTGAAATGCGCATTTCGCCGCAAGGACGGCTCCCTGGTCTCGGTCTTCAAAAATGCCGCCATATTAAGAGACGATGCCGGCAACATCCTGGCCGGAGTGGAAAACCTTACCGACATGAGCGCGATTGAGGAAAAGGACAGGGTCATCAGTTTTCTCAAACGGCATCTGCATCACGAAGAGGGATTCCAGGGACTGATAGGCAATACCCCCATGATGCGCAAGCTCTTCGACCTCACCAGAAGCGCGGCGCAATCGGATTCACCAGCCATCATTTACGGCGAAAGCGGCACGGGCAAGGAACTCATCGCCTCGGCGCTGCACAGATTAAGCAGCAGAAGAGACAAGCCCTATATCAAGGTCAACTGCGCGGCGCTGAACGAGAACCTGCTTGAAAGTGAACTTTTTGGGCATGCCAGGGGGGCTTTTACCGGCGCCCAGTCCGATCGCGTCGGCCGTTTTGAGGCTGCCGACGGCGGGGTCATTTTTCTCGACGAAATCGGCGACATGCCCCCTCCCCTGCAAACCAAACTGTTGCGCGTTCTCCAGGAACAGGAAATAGAGCGGGTCGGCGACCATCAACCCATCCCCATCAATGTCCGAATCATCTCCGCAACAAACAAAAATCTACAGAAATTGATCAAGGAAGGACTTTTTCGGGAAGACCTCTATTACCGCATCGGCGTCATTCCCATCTGCACCCCCTCCCTGCGGGAAAGAAAAGAGGATATTCCCCTGCTGGTAGAAACTTTCATCGAGCGGACCTCCCTGAAGACCGGCAAAGAGATACACGGCGTCTCGCGGGAAACAATGGAGCTCCTCGTCCGGTACAACTGGCCCGGCAACGTCAGAGAACTTATCAACGTCATTGAATATGCCTATGTCCTTTGCCCCGGCGGCCTCATTCTTCCCGACCACCTTCCTTCACATTTTGCCGGCCACCCGAAAATATTAAATATCCCGCAGGTCAAATCCAGAATCAACAAGGCGGAAAACGAGCGCCAGCGGCTGCTCCAGGCACTGAAGGCCGCGGACGGCAACAAATCCGAAGCCGCCCGCATCCTCGGCATCAGCCGGGTCACTCTCTGGAAAAGGTTAAAAAAACATCAGATCGAAATCAACCACACTATTGACGTATAG
- a CDS encoding cytochrome C — protein MKKYNRLFSLCLVAAFAVPVAANANENHKEISGPFATPMDVTKKCLECHEDAARDVMATSHWTWSLEQDVPGQGKVQRGKKDVINNFCISINSNWPRCTSCHVGYGWKDANFDFSDESRVDCLICHDTTGTYVKPPAGAGMPAGFTGKPGMDKQPVDLVKVARNVGKPEREDCLGCHANGGGGNNVKHGDIDQSLIMPTKEIDFHMGTDSLNFTCQECHSGSGHHLRGNALLVSPAGNNPVTCTQCHEEKPHAESLLNNHVDTVSCQACHIPVFAKKDATKMSWDWSQAKKMPKEQAEEKDAHGHAVFLANKGRFVYEEKVVPTYAWYNGSAGAYKLGDKIDPAEVTRLNYPLGDIHDAGAKIHPFKVHTGKQIYDVKNKYFITPKVFGFPGDEDAFWVGFDWNKASAAGMKESGLDYSGEYGFAPTVTYWPINHMVSAKNEAVGCLDCHGDKGRMDWKALGYAGDPMVTKGAGRAKK, from the coding sequence ATGAAAAAGTACAACAGGTTGTTTTCACTGTGTCTGGTTGCTGCATTTGCCGTCCCGGTTGCGGCCAATGCCAATGAAAACCATAAGGAAATCAGCGGGCCTTTTGCCACACCCATGGATGTGACCAAAAAATGCCTTGAGTGTCACGAGGATGCAGCCAGGGATGTGATGGCCACATCCCACTGGACCTGGAGCCTGGAGCAGGATGTGCCGGGACAGGGCAAGGTGCAACGGGGGAAAAAAGACGTTATTAATAATTTCTGCATTTCCATCAACTCGAACTGGCCGCGCTGTACGAGCTGCCATGTCGGCTATGGCTGGAAGGATGCGAATTTTGATTTCAGCGATGAAAGCCGGGTGGACTGCCTCATCTGCCATGATACGACCGGAACCTACGTCAAGCCGCCGGCCGGAGCAGGCATGCCGGCGGGATTTACCGGCAAGCCCGGTATGGACAAACAGCCCGTTGACCTGGTGAAGGTCGCCCGGAATGTCGGTAAGCCGGAGCGGGAGGATTGTCTCGGCTGCCATGCCAATGGCGGCGGCGGCAATAACGTCAAGCACGGGGATATCGATCAGTCGCTGATCATGCCGACGAAAGAGATCGATTTTCATATGGGCACCGACAGTCTGAATTTCACCTGTCAGGAGTGCCATTCCGGCTCAGGCCATCATCTTCGCGGCAACGCGTTGCTTGTTTCCCCGGCCGGCAATAATCCGGTCACCTGTACTCAATGCCATGAGGAAAAACCCCATGCCGAGTCCCTGTTGAATAATCATGTGGACACGGTTTCCTGTCAGGCCTGCCATATCCCGGTCTTTGCCAAGAAGGATGCCACCAAGATGAGCTGGGATTGGTCGCAGGCCAAGAAGATGCCGAAGGAACAGGCCGAGGAAAAAGATGCCCATGGCCATGCGGTTTTTCTGGCGAACAAAGGTCGTTTCGTCTATGAGGAAAAGGTCGTGCCGACCTATGCCTGGTACAACGGCAGCGCCGGTGCGTACAAGCTGGGGGACAAAATTGATCCGGCCGAGGTGACCAGGTTGAATTACCCGCTGGGCGATATCCATGACGCCGGAGCCAAGATTCACCCATTCAAGGTGCATACGGGCAAGCAGATTTATGATGTCAAAAATAAATATTTCATTACGCCGAAGGTTTTCGGGTTTCCGGGTGACGAGGACGCCTTCTGGGTGGGCTTTGACTGGAACAAGGCTTCCGCCGCCGGCATGAAGGAAAGCGGCCTTGATTACAGCGGAGAGTACGGCTTTGCCCCGACAGTGACTTACTGGCCGATTAATCATATGGTTTCCGCCAAAAACGAGGCGGTTGGGTGTCTCGACTGTCACGGCGACAAGGGCCGCATGGATTGGAAAGCCCTGGGGTATGCCGGAGATCCCATGGTGACCAAAGGCGCGGGCCGGGCAAAAAAATAA
- a CDS encoding cob(I)yrinic acid a,c-diamide adenosyltransferase, with protein MSEVKTGKAHPGGGLVLLYTGDGKGKSTAAFGQAMRAAGHGMKVCIIQFIKGKWQTGEAMSFARLADRVEFHVKGSGFTWLSDDKSAAIRAAEEAFAFAAEKIMSNRFDMVVLDELTYLITYGMVAENEVLELIKRRPAALHLVITGRGASENLMNAADLVSEIRMIKHPYEKGIEARKGIEF; from the coding sequence ATGAGTGAAGTCAAAACGGGCAAGGCCCACCCAGGCGGCGGCCTTGTCCTGCTTTATACCGGCGACGGCAAAGGGAAGTCAACCGCTGCTTTTGGTCAGGCGATGCGTGCCGCCGGCCATGGCATGAAGGTTTGCATTATCCAGTTCATCAAGGGAAAATGGCAGACCGGCGAGGCAATGAGCTTTGCCCGGCTGGCCGACAGGGTGGAGTTTCATGTCAAGGGCAGCGGCTTTACCTGGTTGAGCGATGATAAGTCGGCAGCGATCCGGGCGGCTGAAGAGGCCTTTGCTTTTGCCGCGGAAAAAATTATGAGTAACCGTTTCGACATGGTTGTGCTTGATGAACTGACCTATCTCATCACCTACGGCATGGTGGCGGAAAACGAGGTGCTTGAGCTGATCAAACGGCGGCCGGCCGCGCTGCATCTGGTGATCACCGGGCGGGGGGCAAGCGAAAATTTGATGAATGCCGCGGATCTTGTTTCCGAAATCAGGATGATCAAGCATCCCTATGAAAAGGGGATTGAAGCAAGGAAAGGAATCGAATTTTGA
- a CDS encoding protoporphyrinogen oxidase — protein MEKMYDVVIVGAGISGLATAHFLKKQAPGLRVLLLEQSDRAGGAIRSFRQDGFLAEWGPHGFLDNAPESREIMEDTGLYQEAQQAPLGDFHRYVCHRGRLVQIPQKPGKILSTPLLSPWDKIRVLGDLWIKPDPRDQTIGQWAARRFGKGILPLVDAAVTGSFSGDFNLLSIDAVMPGVRRLEQEHGSLIRGLFKKMKAAKSKDKGRLPAMNNFPQGLERLVEVMAKEKDIRFNAGVRGLTREQSGWRLVTADSEVRATNLVMALPVNSSLPLLTPFGAPPLPEVPVSTICNVVLGFDDSAKVPAGFGYLAPESEKRFTLGVLFSSHMFPNRAPKGKVLLEALVGGRRHPERLALADEEIIASVLRDISRLLELPEKPVFAKVLRPSGGIPQLEMGHPKMLAYRGEIEKNNQGLYVCGFGWDGIGINDMIKSAKKAAASISAGGRKAEEAAPVKPVYF, from the coding sequence ATGGAAAAAATGTATGATGTCGTCATCGTCGGCGCCGGGATTTCCGGGCTGGCCACTGCCCATTTTCTCAAAAAACAGGCTCCTGGTTTGCGTGTTCTGCTGCTTGAGCAGAGCGACCGGGCCGGCGGTGCCATCCGTTCGTTCCGGCAAGACGGTTTCCTGGCCGAATGGGGCCCCCACGGTTTTCTTGACAATGCTCCGGAGAGCCGGGAAATCATGGAGGATACCGGACTTTATCAGGAGGCGCAGCAGGCGCCGCTCGGTGATTTTCACCGTTATGTCTGCCATCGCGGCAGGCTGGTGCAGATTCCGCAGAAACCGGGAAAAATCTTGAGCACTCCCTTGTTGTCTCCTTGGGATAAAATCAGGGTGCTGGGTGATTTGTGGATCAAGCCGGACCCCCGGGATCAGACAATCGGCCAGTGGGCGGCAAGGCGTTTCGGAAAAGGGATCCTGCCGCTGGTCGATGCAGCGGTTACCGGGAGTTTCTCCGGTGATTTCAATCTGTTGAGTATCGATGCGGTGATGCCTGGGGTGCGAAGACTGGAGCAGGAACATGGTTCCTTGATCCGTGGGCTTTTTAAAAAGATGAAGGCGGCAAAATCCAAGGACAAGGGGCGGCTGCCCGCCATGAATAATTTTCCCCAGGGGCTTGAGCGGCTGGTGGAGGTCATGGCCAAGGAAAAGGATATCCGGTTCAATGCCGGGGTGCGCGGGTTGACCAGGGAGCAGAGCGGCTGGCGCCTTGTCACGGCAGACAGCGAGGTGCGGGCGACAAATCTTGTCATGGCCCTGCCGGTAAACAGCAGCCTGCCCCTGTTGACCCCTTTCGGCGCTCCACCCTTGCCGGAGGTGCCGGTCTCCACCATTTGCAATGTGGTGCTGGGTTTTGACGACAGTGCCAAAGTGCCTGCCGGGTTCGGCTATCTTGCGCCCGAGAGTGAAAAGAGGTTTACCCTGGGAGTTCTCTTTTCATCCCACATGTTTCCCAATCGCGCCCCAAAAGGCAAGGTGCTGCTGGAAGCCCTGGTGGGTGGTCGCAGGCATCCCGAGCGGCTCGCCCTGGCTGATGAGGAGATAATCGCTTCCGTCCTCCGTGATATTTCCCGGTTGCTGGAACTGCCCGAGAAACCGGTCTTTGCGAAAGTTCTCCGTCCTTCCGGCGGCATTCCCCAACTGGAAATGGGTCACCCGAAAATGCTTGCCTACCGCGGCGAGATCGAAAAAAACAACCAGGGACTCTATGTCTGCGGTTTCGGCTGGGACGGCATCGGCATCAACGATATGATCAAATCGGCCAAGAAAGCTGCCGCATCGATCAGTGCCGGTGGACGAAAAGCGGAAGAGGCTGCGCCGGTGAAACCGGTTTATTTCTAG